The proteins below are encoded in one region of Gambusia affinis linkage group LG07, SWU_Gaff_1.0, whole genome shotgun sequence:
- the rpn1 gene encoding dolichyl-diphosphooligosaccharide--protein glycosyltransferase subunit 1 has protein sequence MTQRSAFVAVCLLFVAALSSEVSADGLVNEDVKRTVDLSTHLAKITAEIVLSNHGQSSVQSFILAVDADLAPHMAYIGASVKGDEEEDGTLELQQTSIQGQRGEFYKVLLPSTLAAGAQLKVKTEMMFSHVLKPFPTQITQAERQLVVFQGNHYLYSPYPTRSQTTRVRLASKTVESYTKLGNPSKTDEIIEYGPFRDVAPFSEDALKIHYENNTPFLTITSITRTIEVSHWGNIAVEETIDLRHTGAILKGPFSRYDYQRQSDSGISSVKSFKTILPASAQDVYYRDEIGNISTSHLQVLDDSVEVEVRPRFPLFGGWKTHYIIGYNLPSYEYLYTLGDQYALKMRLVDHVYDDQVIDYMTVKIVLPEGAKNIHVDTPYKIDRMPNQLHYTYLDTFGRPVLVATKNNLVEQHIQDFVVHYTFNKILMLQEPLLVVGAFYILFFTVIIYVRLDFAITKDPAAEVRMKVASITEQVLTLVNRRLGLYRHMDEVVNRYKQSRDTGALNSGRKTLEADHRTLTSEISSLQARLKTEGSDLAEKVGEIQKLDGQVKELVCRSCSEAERLVGGKVKKETYIESEKSLTGRRQELISRIDSLLDAL, from the exons ATGACACAAAGGTCGGCGTTCGTGGCAGTGTGCTTGCTGTTTGTGGCCGCTTTGAGCTCGGAGGTTTCAGCGGACGGTTTGGTAAATGAGGATGTGAAAAGGACGGTGGACCTGAGCACTCATCTGGCTAAGATCACCGCGGAGATTGTGCTGTCCAACCATGGGCAGTCCTCCGTCCAGAGCTTTATATTGGCCGTAGATGCAGACCTTGCACCTCACATGGCGTATATTGGAGCTTCG GTGAAGGGCGACGAAGAGGAGGATGGCACACTTGAACTTCAGCAGACATCAATCCAGGGACAAAG AGGGGAGTTCTACAAAGTGCTGCTGCCCTCGACTCTGGCCGCCGGTGCTCAACTGAAAGTGAAGACCGAGATGATGTTCAGCCACGTCCTGAAGCCGTTCCCTACGCAGATCACGCAGGCGGAGCGCCAGCTGGTGGTTTTCCAGGGCAACCACTATCTGTACTCCCCGTATCCCACCCGCAGCCAGACCACCCGCGTCCGTCTGGCCTCGAAGACGGTGGAGAGCTACACCAAGCTGGGCAACCCCAGCAAGACCGACGAGATCATCGAGTACGGACCATTCCGCGACGTCGCTCCGTTCAGCGAG GATGCGTTGAAGATCCATTATGAAAACAACACCCCCTTCCTCACCATCACCAGCATCACTCGCACCATTGAGGTGTCTCACTGGGGGAACATTGCCGTTGAGGAGACCATCGATCTGAGGCACACGGGAGCCATTTTGAAGGGCCCTTTCTCGCGTTACGACTACCAGCGTCAGTCGGACAGCGGCATCTCTTCTGTCAAGTCCTTCAAG ACCATCCTTCCTGCCTCGGCTCAAGACGTCTACTACCGGGATGAGATCGGCAACATCTCCACCTCCCACCTGCAGGTTCTGGATGACTCTGTGGAAGTGGAGGTCAGACCGCGGTTCCCCCTGTTTGGAGGCTGGAAGACTCACTATATCATCGGCTACAATCTGCCCAGCTACGAATACCTCTACACCCTCG GTGACCAGTATGCACTGAAAATGAGATTAGTTGACCATGTCTATGATGACCAGGTCATCGACTACATGACTGTGAAGATCGTTCTGCCAGAAGGTGCAAa AAACATCCACGTGGACACACCTTACAAAATTGACCGCATGCCAAACCAGCTGCACTACACGTACCTGGACACGTTTGGCAGACCGGTGTTGGTGGCTACTAAGAACAACCTGGTGGAGCAGCATATTCAGGACTTTGTG GTTCATTATACCTTCAACAAGATCCTGATGCTGCAGGAGCCTCTGTTGGTGGTCGGGGCCTTCTACATCCTCTTCTTCACTGTGATCATCTACGTACGGCTGGACTTTGCCATCACAAAG GATCCAGCGGCCGAGGTGCGGATGAAGGTGGCCTCCATCACGGAGCAGGTGCTCACTCTGGTCAACAGGCGTCTGGGTCTGTACCGCCACATGGACGAGGTGGTGAACCGCTACAAACAGTCCCGCGACACGGGCGCGCTCAACAGCGGCCGCAAGACCCTGGAAGCCGACCACCGCACCCTGACCAGCGAAATCAGCTCGCTGCAGGCCCGCCTCAAGACGGAGGGCTCCGACCTGGCCGAGAAG GTCGGAGAGATTCAGAAGCTGGACGGCCAGGTGAAGGAGCTGGTGTGCCGCTCCTGCTCGGAGGCGGAGCGGCTGGTGGGTGGTAAGGTCAAGAAGGAGACTTACATTGAGAGCGAGAAGAGTCTGACCGGCAGGAGACAAGAGCTCATCAGCCGCATCGACAGCCTGCTGGACGCCCTCTAA
- the LOC122834376 gene encoding ras-related protein rab7-like — protein MTSRKKVLLKVIILGDSGVGKTSLMNQYVNKKFSNQYKATIGADFLTKEVMVDDRLVTMQIWDTAGQERFQSLGVAFYRGADCCVLVFDVTAPNTFKTLDSWRDEFLIQASPRDPENFPFVVLGNKIDLENRQVPTKRAQSWCQSKNNIPYFETSAKEAINVEQAFQTIARNALKQETEVELYNEFPEPIKLDRNERAKPSAETCSC, from the exons ATGACATCAAGGAAGAAAGTTCTACTCAAAGTCATCATCCTTGGAGACTCTGG aGTTGGGAAGACCTCGCTAATGAACCAGTATGTGAATAAGAAGTTCAGCAACCAGTACAAAGCCACGATTGGTGCCGATTTCTTGACGAAAGAGGTCATGGTGGATGACAGACTTGTCACAATGCAG ATTTGGGACACAGCAGGCCAGGAGAGGTTCCAGTCTTTGGGTGTAGCTTTCTACCGTGGAGCAGACTGTTGTGTGCTGGTGTTCGATGTGACCGCACCCAACACCTTCAAAACCCTAGACAGCTGGAGAGACGAGTTCTTGATCCAGGCCAGCCCACGAGACCCAGAGAATTTCCCTTTTGTGGTGCTGGGCAACAAGATTGACCTGGAGAACAGACAG GTACCAACCAAACGGGCACAGAGTTGGTGTCAGAGCAAGAACAACATCCCGTATTTCGAAACCAGCGCCAAGGAGGCAATCAACGTGGAGCAGGCTTTCCAGACTATCGCACGCAACGCTCTTAAACAG GAAACCGAAGTGGAGTTGTACAACGAGTTCCCCGAGCCAATAAAGCTGGACAGGAACGAGCGAGCCAAGCCTTCAGCGGAGACCTGCAGCTGCTGA